AATTCGCTTTGGGATTCTTTTTACAAACCGACTTCTAAACGTTCAAAATTAGGCAACACTTTAAAAACAAATCCTTCTTTATTGATTCTAAAATTGACAATTAAAGCATATCCCAAAAAAAAAGCTTGGTAATTTCTTACCAAGCTTACTAAACCTAAACCGACTAATATGGAAACCTTTTAAAAGCTTCAATAGCTTCATACTCTGCTAATCCTAATTCATCATAAAGTTTTGCCGTATTTTTGTTTCTATCTTCGGCTCTTACCCAAAATTCTCTAGAGTCATTCCCTTGAAACATAACCCTATCCTTTTGTGATTGGTGGTATAATATTGCGTTTCTTTTTAACAAAACCTCATCTGGACTTAAAGGCACAGCCATATCAATTTCGTGAATGTCCCATTCGTGCCAAGCGCCTCTATACAACCACAGCCAACAGTCATTCATATACGGTTCAGACTTTAAAGCGGCTAATGCGGCATATATTGCATTCAAACAAACTTCATGAGTTCCATGCGGATCTGCTAAATCGCCTGCAGCAAAAACCTGATGTGGTTTTATTCTCGATATAATTTCTTTTACAATCTCAATATCTTCTGGGCCAATAGGTTTTTTCTTTACATGACCCGTTTCATAAAAAGGCATATCTAAAAAATGAATGTTCTCATTTTTTAAACCAATGTATCTGGTCGCACCATACGACTCTCTTCTTCTTATCAATCCTTTCAATCTTCGAACTTCAACTGAATCCACTTCGTTCTCTGATTTATTATTTAAAAAGTCAATAACTGCTTTAAAATTTATTTTTGAAGAATCATCTCCAACAAAATCATTACAAACCTCAGCAAATTTTAAAGCTTCATCATCTGTAACAGCAATATTCCCCGAAGTCTGATACACTACATGAACATCATGTCCTTGTTTGATTAATTTTGAAAAAGTGCCTCCCATAGATATCACATCATCATCGGGATGTGGACTAAAAAGTATTACTCTTTTCTTAGCGGGATTTGCTCTTTCGGGTCTATGTGAATCATCCGTATTAGGTTTTCCTCCTGGCCAACCTGTTATGGTATGCTGCAACACATTGAACATATTAATATTCAAATCATATGCTGAACCTTCTTGTGCCAAAAGATCTGACATACCGTTGTTGTTGTAATCTCTATCTGTTAATTTAAGAATGGATTGTTTTGTTTTTTGGCAAAGCCAAACAATAGCTTTACTTTTTAATTCTTGCGTCCAAATGCATTCCCCAACTAACCATGGGGTTTTAAATCTAGTCAATTCTGAAGCAGCATGTTGATCTAATACAAAAGTAGTATTGGTATGGTTTTGCAAAAAAGTAGCTGGCACTTCTGAACTGATATCACCTTGAATTGTTCTTTTTATAATATCGGCTTTATTTTGGCCCCAAGCCATCAAAACAATTCTCTTTGACCTAAGAATTGTAGAAACGCCCATAGTAATGGCTCTTTTAGGAACATTATCAATCCCATTAAAATCTGACGAAGCGTCAACTTTAGTAATATGATCCAATGTAATAATTCGAGTTCCCGAATTAATATGGGAACCCGGCTCATTAAAACCTACGTGACCTGTACGACCAATGCCTAACAATTGAAAATCTAATCCTCCAACACTTTTAATCTTTGCTTCATAATTATTGCAATATTCATTTAAATTTTCAAGAGCAACCGTTCCATCTGGAATATTAATATTTTCTGGTTTTATATCAATATGATTGAATAAATGCTGGTGCATGAAATAGTGATAACTTTGATTGTTCTCCTTATTCATTGGGTAATATTCATCTAAATTAAAAGTAATGACATTACTAAAACTTAGTCCTTCTTCTTTATGCATTCGAACCAATTCATCATACACTTTTATTGGAGATGAACCTGTTGCTAAACCTAGCACGCACATTTTATTCTCCGCTTTTTTGCTTAAAATTAATTGAGCAATTTCTTGAGCAACAATTATGGATGCTTCGATTGAGTTTTTAAAAATTTCATTATGAATTTTTTCAAATCTAGTTTCTTCAAATTTACCTGCGCTTTGATAGCTAATATCGCGCTTTGATTCTAAAGCATTTTTCATTTTATTTTTTTTAAACTGATTTATAAAGATATATATTTTTTAAAAATGTACTCCTGAATTTTAGCAACTAAATAATTCTAAAAACTAACTTTTTATTTTAAGAAAATTATACGTACAAATGAGCTTAAAATAAAACTATTAAAGCCCTAGTAAATAAAGTCTGTTTTTCTTGATTTAGATAAGGATAAATTAAAGAAAAAATATTAAAATTTAAATAGTGTATTAATATTTTACCTGAATACTTAAAACAGCTAAAAAATAAAACATTTTTCAAACAAATAGTGACGATTACATAATTCTACTAAAAATTATCACATTTTACTTTTTTTTAATTTACTTAACAAATACATTTACAGTCTACAGCAAAATTGAAATAATTAACCTAAAAACCAAAAAATAAATTATGAATTCAGAACAAACGAAGTCGAATAACTCGGCTCTTTATACCCTAATTACAGTATTTTTCTTTTGGGGATTTATTGGTGCATCTAACGGTGTATTTATCCCTTTTTGTAAAGCTAAATTTGGCTTAGATCAATTTCAAAGTCAGCTTATTGATTTTGCATTTTATGGTGCTTACTACATTGGTGCTTTACTATTATTCATTTTTAGTAGTTTAGCTAAAAATGATATTCTTAATGCATGGGGATTCAAAAAAGGAATTATCTATGGATTATTGATTAGTACTTTTGGAGCTGCTTTAATGATATTAGCCGTTACACAAGGAAGCTATTTATTCATTCTTGGTGCATTATTTATAGTTGCATTAGGATTTTCATTACAACAAACATCTGCGCAACCTTTTGCAGCGTCTTTAGGAGAACCACATAGCGCTTCAAGCAGATTAAACCTTGCTGGTGGAATCAACTCATTAGGAACAACAATAGGACCAATAGTGGTGTCTTTCGCATTATTTGGCGTGTTTTCTGGAGTTAGCATTGAAGAATTTGCTCAAAAAGAAAATTCATTAGATTCTATGAGAATTCTATATGTATTTGTTGGAGGACTATTCTTATTAGCTGGTGCTTTATTTCATTTTTCTAAAAAATTACCTTCTGGAAAAAGTGATTCAACTTTTGAAACAGCAAGCAAAGCAATGAAAACGCTTATTACAATAACTATAATATTAGCGGTAATATTTGCTTACATATTTTCTCGTTATGAAGATCCTGAATTCATTTCTCGTTTTATAGAAAATAAAGAAAAAGATTATTTAGGATTAAGTTTAAGTATTTCTACTTTATTAATTGTTGTTATTGGATTATTCTTCGCAAACTTCAAAGCTCAAAAAAGTGCTGAAGGTTGGGGAGCAATGAAATACCCTCAATTAGTATTAGGTATGCTAGCTTTATTCTCTTATGTAGGTGTTGAAGTAACTATTGGTAGTAACTTGGGAGAATTATTAAAAACAACCGCTTTCGGATCTATTACAGGTCCTGGTTTAGCGCCTTATATGTCTATGTACTGGGGAAGTTTAATGATTGGACGTTGGGCTGGTGCAATTTCAGTTTTTAACCCTTCTTCTCAACTTAAAAAGATTTTACTTATTGCTGTTCCTTATTTAGCATTTGGAATCGTATTAGCTGCTAATGCTATTTCTGGACAAGATGTAACACCATTATATGCTTATGCATTTGTTATTTTGTTCCAAATTGCAGGTTTCTTTTTAGGAAAAGATCACCCATCTAGAACTTTAATGATTTTTGGATTAATGGGATTAATTGCTATGTTAATAGGTTTATTCACAACGGGTACAATTGCAATTTTTGCTTTTATGAGTGGTGGTTTATTCTTAAGTATCATGTGGCCATGTATTTTCTCATTAGCAATTGCTGGTTTAGGAAAATACACTTCTCAAGGATCTGGATTCTTAGTAATGATGATTTTAGGTGGTGGTATTATCCCTCCATTACAAGGAAAACTTGCTGATATCATTGGAATTCATGCTTCATATGCTATTCCTGTTTTATGTTTCGGTTTCATAGCATTCTATGGCTGGAAAGTAATTGCAATTTTGCAAAAACAAGGAATTGGTGATGAAATTGAATTAGGTGGAGGACACTAATATTCATACAAACTAACCAAACCAAATAAAAAATCCCATCTAATCTAGATGGGATTTTTTTATTAAAAAGTTTAAATCTGTAGAGAATAAAAACTGTAGTATTTTATTTATTTCCTTTTTCGAAATCAGCAATAAATTGAGCCAATCCAATATCAGTCAAAGGGTGTTTCAATAATCCTGAAATAGCTGATAAAGGCCCAGTCATAACATCAGCACCAATTTTAGCACAGTTTACAATATGCATTGTGTGACGAACTGAAGCAGCAAGAATTTGAGTTTCGTAACCGTAGTTATCATAAATCAATCGAATCTCTTCAATAAGCGCTAAACCATCTGTAGACACATCATCAAGACGACCAATAAATGGAGACACGTAAGTAGCTCCCGCTTTAGCAGCTAATAAAGCTTGTCCAGCTGAGAATACTAAAGTTACATTTGTTTTAATTCCTTTATCCGAAAAGTATTTAGCAGCCATAACACCTTCTTTAGTCATAGGCAACTTCACTACGATTTGATCGTGCAAATCAGCTAACTCTTCTCCTTCTTTAATCATTCCTTCAAAGTCCAAAGCATTAACTTCAGCACTTACATCACCATCCACAAGGTTGCAAATGTCAACATAATGTTTCAAAATGTTGTTTTTTCCTGTAATTCCTTCTTTAGCCATCAATGATGGATTTGTAGTAACGCCATCCAAAACGCCTAATGCTTGTGCTTCTTTAATCTGAGCTAAATTAGCCGTGTCAATAAAAAATTTCATATTATTTCTATATTTAATTGTGTTCTTAATTATATGGGTGTGACCCAAGGGTCGGGCTTTACGTTACAATCTTTTACTTTTTTGAAGAAAAGTAAAAGGATTTTCACTTCAATCCCTCACGCAAATTCGGCGCAAAATTACAACTTATAATGATTCATCAACATTTTTTCGTACACTTTATCTGGTAAAATTCTCTTTAATACAATAGAGAATTTTTGCATAAAAACGCCCACTTTATAATGTATTTTTGGTTCTGCTGTTTGAATAATTTTATATACAGCTTCTGCCATTTCATTCGGATTGCTGCCACTATCCACATGTTCATCCATCGTTTTTAAGGTATTCCCATACGGACTTTCATAAGCTGAACCTTTAATAACAGGAGCATGAAAACGTCCTGAAGCAATATTAGTAGCAAAATCCCCCGGAGCGACATTAGTAATGTGAATTCCAAATGGTTTTACTTCCATTCGCAATCCTTCGGTAATAAGCTCTAAAGCCCCTTTTGAGGCTGAGTAAACGCTTCTATATGGCAAACCCATATACGCAGCAATAGATGTAATATTGATTATTAAACCTGATTGTTGTGCACGCATTTGTGGCAATACCGCTTTCATTACTTCAATAGGCCCAAAGAAATTAGTTTCAAAATTATTCTTAATTTCATGCATCGGAATTTCTTCCAAAGGTCCTGTTATTCCAACACCTGCATTATTAATTACAACATCTAATCTTCCAGAAATTTTTATCACTTTGGCTACAGCCGTATGAATTGAATCTGCATCACGAACATCTAGTGATACCAATGGGAAAACCGAATTTAAAATTTGTTCTGGGTTTCTACTAGTACCGTAAACAACATAGCCTTTGTAATGTAAAAACTCTCCTATGGACTTCCCTATTCCTGATGAACCGCCTGTAATTAAAACTACTTTACTCATTTATTTTGTTTAAGGTTTAAGGTTTTTAACATCTTGTACAACTACAAAAAGTGAAACCCAACTTCCGTTAGAATAGTCCAAAAATAAAAAAATCCTCCCGAAGGAAGACTACTTTTTGTATTAAATAAAAAATGGCAAGCGACCTACATCGCACCGCTCAACCACGTACCCTTGCTATGTTCCCATCCTGGGGGAGTCTGCAGGAGCTGGTCGTGTAGGACTTGCCGGTGCAAATATACAACCTTTTTATATTTTTGCAAGTGCTTTGCACCTATAAAATAAGGTTGTATATTGGGTGCTTCAAATTTAAAACTATGAAAAATTATAACTTCCTATTTATCATTTTATTAGGAATCACTTTAGCCAATTGTGACGATACAAAAAAAGAAGAAAATAGTCTCTTTACTTTTGATATTTCTTCTTTTAAAGAACAATATCAACCTCAGGAAACAATAGATTTAGGTATTTTAAACCCAGAATCGAAAGAAATCGATAGTATCGTTTATTACGTAAATGATAAAAAAATTAGTTCCAAAAAAGGATTGGATAAATTAAAATTTCCTTTAAAAGATCAAAAACTAGGCTACCAAAACCTAAAAGCTGTTGTCTATTTTGAAGGTGAGAACTCAGAAGCTACACAGCGAATTGAATTGGTTTCGAATGTACAGCCAAAATTATTAAAGTTTACTATTGTCAATACTTTTCCGCATGATACCACTTCATTTACGGAAGGATTTGAGTTTCACAAGGACACATTATGCGAAAGTACCGGACAAAAAGGCGCTTCTTACTTTAGAAAATACGATTACAAAACGGGTAATATTTTCAAGCAAATTGATTTAGATGCTAAATATTTTGGAGAAGGAATCACTTTTATAAACGGAAAATTATACCAATTAACTTGGCAAGAAAAAACAGGCTTTATTTACAATGCAAAAACCTTGAAACTAGAAAAGACCTTCACTTTTGAGAAAGATATTGAAGGTTGGGGAATGACAAATGATGGTAAATACATTTACCAAACAGATGGCACAGAAAAAATTTGGAAAATGGATCCTAGCAATCAAAAGATGATTGATTACATCAATGTGTATTCTGGAGATTCTAAGATTAAATCTATCAATGAACTAGAATGGATTAATGGAAAAATATATACCAATGTTTGGCAAAAAGACGCTATTGCTGTAGTAAATCCTGCAAATGGAGCTGTTGAAGGTATTCTGGACATGTCAGGGTTGAGAAAATTTGTAAAAAATAAAACCGCTGAAGTTTTAAACGGAATTGCTTACAATCCAAAAACCAAAACCATTTTTGTAACTGGTAAGAATTGGGATAAAATGTTTGAAATAACAGTTTCGGAGTAATTTTAAAAACCGCAAATTCGCAAATTTTAAAACTAAATTCAAATGATAATTTGCGAATTTGCGGTAATTTTTTTATAATGTTTTCTAATTAACGGAATTGACTAGAAACCAAAACCATTTTTGTAACTGGTAAGAATTGGGATAAAATGTTTGAAATAACAGTTTCTTCGGAGTAATTTTAAAAACCGCGAATTTTAAAATTTTAAAACTAAATTCAAATGATAATTTGCGAATTTGCGGTATTTTTTTATCATAACACTTTCACACTAAATGACAACACTAATCATCAACATCAAGGAATTACTCCAAGTACGTGAAACTTCTGTTTCTAAGGTTTCTGGTGCTGAAATGGGTATTCTCCCTAGTATTAAAAATGCTTATTTGGTGATTGAAAATAATCTGATTGCTGATTTTGGAGCAATGGAAAATCTTCCAAAAATCAATTCGGATAAAACGATTGACGCAACAGGAAAAATAGTTTTACCAACTTGGTGCGACAGTCACACTCATATTGTTTATGCTGGCAATCGGGAGCAGGAATTTGTAGATCGAATTAATGGGTTGACTTATGAAGAAATTGCCAATCGTGGTGGAGGAATCTTAAATTCAGCTAAAAAACTCAACGATTCTACTGAAGAAGAAATCTACAACCAATCAAAAGCAAGATTGAAAGAAATCATGCAGTTAGGAACTGGAGCGGTCGAAATAAAATCAGGATATGGTCTAACAGTTGACGGAGAGCTCAAAATGCTTCGCGTAATTCAACAATTAGCACAAAACTACCCTATAACTATAAAAGCAACTTTTCTTGGCGCACATGCTTTCCCTTTAGAATATAAAGCAAACCGTCAAGAATATATTGATATACTCATTAACCAAATGCTTCCTGAAATTGCCAAAAATAAATTGGCTAATTTTATCGATGTCTTTTGTGAAACGGGTTATTTTACTGTTTCTGAAACAGAACAAATTATGGAAGCTGGTATTGCTTTTGGTTTAAAACCAAAAATTCATGTCAACCAGTTTAATTCTATTGGAGGAATTCAAGTTGGAGTAAAACACAAAGCACTTTCTGTGGATCATTTAGAGATAATGAATACAGAAGATATTCAAGCTTTAAAAAACACCGAAACAATGCCTGTGGCTTTACCTTCTTGTTCTTATTTCTTGAGTATTCCGTATACGCCAGCACGAGATATGATTGCTGCGGGTCTTCCTTTAGCATTAGCATCTGATTATAATCCAGGCTCTACTCCTTCTGGGAATATGAATTTTGTAGTAGCAACAGCTTGCATCAAAATGAAAATGACTCCTGAAGAAGCCATAAATGCTGCCACAATTAACGGTGCATACGCCATGGGAATTTCAGAAACTCACGGAAGTATCACCATTGGTAAAAAAGCGAATATCATCCTAACAAAACCAATACCTTCCTATTATCAATTACCCTATGCTTTTGGCAGTAATTTAATTGATTCTGTTTTTATTGAAGGAGAGATTTTAATATAAAAAAAAGAGGAACAAATGTTCCTCTTTTTTATTCACTATATTGTCATAAAGCTATCTTAAAGTAAAGCTAGTTTTAGAAACTAACTCATCTTTATCAAATACATTGATAAAATAAGTTCCTTTAGCAAAATCTTTTCCTGGTAAATCTTGTGAAACATTAACTGTTTTATTTTCATATTTTACAGTAGTTGCAAAGCTATAAGTCAAAGATTTTTCTCCAAAAGA
Above is a window of Flavobacterium sp. 123 DNA encoding:
- a CDS encoding glutaminyl-peptide cyclotransferase — protein: MKNYNFLFIILLGITLANCDDTKKEENSLFTFDISSFKEQYQPQETIDLGILNPESKEIDSIVYYVNDKKISSKKGLDKLKFPLKDQKLGYQNLKAVVYFEGENSEATQRIELVSNVQPKLLKFTIVNTFPHDTTSFTEGFEFHKDTLCESTGQKGASYFRKYDYKTGNIFKQIDLDAKYFGEGITFINGKLYQLTWQEKTGFIYNAKTLKLEKTFTFEKDIEGWGMTNDGKYIYQTDGTEKIWKMDPSNQKMIDYINVYSGDSKIKSINELEWINGKIYTNVWQKDAIAVVNPANGAVEGILDMSGLRKFVKNKTAEVLNGIAYNPKTKTIFVTGKNWDKMFEITVSE
- the hutI gene encoding imidazolonepropionase — its product is MTTLIINIKELLQVRETSVSKVSGAEMGILPSIKNAYLVIENNLIADFGAMENLPKINSDKTIDATGKIVLPTWCDSHTHIVYAGNREQEFVDRINGLTYEEIANRGGGILNSAKKLNDSTEEEIYNQSKARLKEIMQLGTGAVEIKSGYGLTVDGELKMLRVIQQLAQNYPITIKATFLGAHAFPLEYKANRQEYIDILINQMLPEIAKNKLANFIDVFCETGYFTVSETEQIMEAGIAFGLKPKIHVNQFNSIGGIQVGVKHKALSVDHLEIMNTEDIQALKNTETMPVALPSCSYFLSIPYTPARDMIAAGLPLALASDYNPGSTPSGNMNFVVATACIKMKMTPEEAINAATINGAYAMGISETHGSITIGKKANIILTKPIPSYYQLPYAFGSNLIDSVFIEGEILI
- a CDS encoding SDR family oxidoreductase; this translates as MSKVVLITGGSSGIGKSIGEFLHYKGYVVYGTSRNPEQILNSVFPLVSLDVRDADSIHTAVAKVIKISGRLDVVINNAGVGITGPLEEIPMHEIKNNFETNFFGPIEVMKAVLPQMRAQQSGLIINITSIAAYMGLPYRSVYSASKGALELITEGLRMEVKPFGIHITNVAPGDFATNIASGRFHAPVIKGSAYESPYGNTLKTMDEHVDSGSNPNEMAEAVYKIIQTAEPKIHYKVGVFMQKFSIVLKRILPDKVYEKMLMNHYKL
- the fsa gene encoding fructose-6-phosphate aldolase, translating into MKFFIDTANLAQIKEAQALGVLDGVTTNPSLMAKEGITGKNNILKHYVDICNLVDGDVSAEVNALDFEGMIKEGEELADLHDQIVVKLPMTKEGVMAAKYFSDKGIKTNVTLVFSAGQALLAAKAGATYVSPFIGRLDDVSTDGLALIEEIRLIYDNYGYETQILAASVRHTMHIVNCAKIGADVMTGPLSAISGLLKHPLTDIGLAQFIADFEKGNK
- the nagB gene encoding glucosamine-6-phosphate deaminase; the protein is MKNALESKRDISYQSAGKFEETRFEKIHNEIFKNSIEASIIVAQEIAQLILSKKAENKMCVLGLATGSSPIKVYDELVRMHKEEGLSFSNVITFNLDEYYPMNKENNQSYHYFMHQHLFNHIDIKPENINIPDGTVALENLNEYCNNYEAKIKSVGGLDFQLLGIGRTGHVGFNEPGSHINSGTRIITLDHITKVDASSDFNGIDNVPKRAITMGVSTILRSKRIVLMAWGQNKADIIKRTIQGDISSEVPATFLQNHTNTTFVLDQHAASELTRFKTPWLVGECIWTQELKSKAIVWLCQKTKQSILKLTDRDYNNNGMSDLLAQEGSAYDLNINMFNVLQHTITGWPGGKPNTDDSHRPERANPAKKRVILFSPHPDDDVISMGGTFSKLIKQGHDVHVVYQTSGNIAVTDDEALKFAEVCNDFVGDDSSKINFKAVIDFLNNKSENEVDSVEVRRLKGLIRRRESYGATRYIGLKNENIHFLDMPFYETGHVKKKPIGPEDIEIVKEIISRIKPHQVFAAGDLADPHGTHEVCLNAIYAALAALKSEPYMNDCWLWLYRGAWHEWDIHEIDMAVPLSPDEVLLKRNAILYHQSQKDRVMFQGNDSREFWVRAEDRNKNTAKLYDELGLAEYEAIEAFKRFPY
- a CDS encoding MFS transporter, which encodes MNSEQTKSNNSALYTLITVFFFWGFIGASNGVFIPFCKAKFGLDQFQSQLIDFAFYGAYYIGALLLFIFSSLAKNDILNAWGFKKGIIYGLLISTFGAALMILAVTQGSYLFILGALFIVALGFSLQQTSAQPFAASLGEPHSASSRLNLAGGINSLGTTIGPIVVSFALFGVFSGVSIEEFAQKENSLDSMRILYVFVGGLFLLAGALFHFSKKLPSGKSDSTFETASKAMKTLITITIILAVIFAYIFSRYEDPEFISRFIENKEKDYLGLSLSISTLLIVVIGLFFANFKAQKSAEGWGAMKYPQLVLGMLALFSYVGVEVTIGSNLGELLKTTAFGSITGPGLAPYMSMYWGSLMIGRWAGAISVFNPSSQLKKILLIAVPYLAFGIVLAANAISGQDVTPLYAYAFVILFQIAGFFLGKDHPSRTLMIFGLMGLIAMLIGLFTTGTIAIFAFMSGGLFLSIMWPCIFSLAIAGLGKYTSQGSGFLVMMILGGGIIPPLQGKLADIIGIHASYAIPVLCFGFIAFYGWKVIAILQKQGIGDEIELGGGH